One window of Dyadobacter sandarakinus genomic DNA carries:
- a CDS encoding hemin-degrading factor, protein MKTELPTSRAELKERWADFKTTNPKTRIRDAARELGTSEAELVATGSGENATLLSGDFRDLIREVGLLGQVMALTRNDHVVHERKGVYENVSFNNHVGLVLGPDIDLRLFLGDWKFGFAVHENERHSLQFFNSFGEAAHKIYLTEKSNREAYDALVARYRAEDQDVNLFVKEKPESAAEQIEEPALDKAAFQQEWLALKDTHDFFTLLRKYKLSRSQALRNAPQGYAWQIQPESLKAVFEGTSERQVPIMVFVSNQNCIQIHTGPINKIFVMGPWLNIMDPDFNLHLRQDAIDQAWVVRKPTEDGVVTGIELIDKDGVMFNQFFGKRKPGLPELPGWVRLIEDTVIKK, encoded by the coding sequence ATGAAAACCGAATTACCTACCTCCCGGGCCGAACTGAAAGAACGCTGGGCCGACTTTAAGACCACTAATCCTAAAACCCGCATCCGCGATGCGGCCCGTGAGCTGGGCACTTCCGAGGCCGAGCTCGTCGCTACCGGATCAGGTGAAAACGCTACCCTGCTCAGCGGCGACTTCCGGGATCTGATCAGGGAGGTGGGCTTACTGGGCCAGGTGATGGCACTTACGCGGAACGATCATGTGGTACATGAGCGCAAGGGCGTTTATGAAAATGTGTCTTTCAACAATCATGTAGGGCTGGTGCTCGGACCGGACATTGACCTGCGCCTTTTCCTGGGCGACTGGAAGTTTGGCTTTGCCGTACACGAAAATGAGCGGCACAGCCTGCAATTCTTCAATAGTTTCGGCGAAGCCGCACACAAGATTTACCTGACCGAAAAAAGCAACAGGGAAGCTTACGACGCACTTGTAGCCAGATACAGGGCCGAGGATCAGGATGTAAACCTTTTTGTAAAAGAAAAACCTGAAAGTGCCGCTGAACAAATAGAGGAGCCTGCGCTGGACAAAGCGGCATTTCAGCAGGAGTGGCTGGCCCTCAAAGACACGCATGATTTCTTCACATTGCTGCGCAAGTACAAGTTGTCGCGCAGTCAGGCATTGCGCAATGCACCCCAGGGTTACGCCTGGCAGATCCAACCCGAAAGTCTGAAAGCGGTGTTTGAAGGAACCTCGGAGCGGCAGGTGCCAATTATGGTATTTGTGTCCAATCAGAACTGCATCCAGATCCATACCGGCCCGATCAACAAAATATTTGTGATGGGTCCCTGGCTCAACATCATGGACCCGGACTTCAACCTGCATCTGCGGCAGGATGCTATCGACCAGGCTTGGGTGGTGAGAAAGCCCACCGAGGATGGTGTTGTTACGGGTATTGAGCTTATTGATAAGGACGGGGTCATGTTCAACCAGTTTTTCGGTAAACGCAAGCCCGGCCTGCCCGAATTACCCGGTTGGGTCCGCCTGATTGAAGATACTGTGATCAAAAAATAA
- a CDS encoding FecCD family ABC transporter permease → MLAEKISPTLHAPHPETVEPAPMPSHSGRMIGLLGLLLVASMVYAACTGALSISLPELARIVGFKLGIVPELLVEEQKSIVFWVIRLPRVCLAVLVGAALGTAGASLQGLFRNPIADAALIGVTSGASMFAVLVMMLNIRYFSMLNELAGTYAISFVSFAGAALTTLLVYQLSKVMGEKSITTLLLCGIAINAFVGATTGLMTYLADDAQLRSITFWNLGSLGGASWTAVLTLAPFVGVPLLFLPQLSKSLNLLVLGESQAASLGVNLKTLKRQVIILATLGVGASVAIAGTIGFVGLVVPHMIRAAFGPGHRTLIIGSALGGAIVLTLADTLSRTIVAPSELPIGILTALLGTPFFLYILWEQKRKRL, encoded by the coding sequence ATGCTCGCAGAAAAGATCAGCCCGACCCTGCATGCTCCACACCCTGAGACAGTGGAACCGGCACCCATGCCATCGCACTCAGGCCGGATGATCGGTCTGCTGGGACTGTTGCTGGTTGCCAGCATGGTTTATGCCGCCTGTACGGGTGCGCTGTCCATCTCACTGCCCGAGCTCGCCCGTATTGTGGGTTTCAAGCTGGGTATTGTACCCGAGCTGCTGGTTGAAGAGCAAAAATCGATTGTGTTCTGGGTCATACGGCTGCCGCGGGTATGCCTGGCAGTACTGGTAGGCGCAGCATTGGGTACAGCGGGCGCATCCCTGCAGGGTTTGTTCCGCAATCCCATTGCAGATGCTGCACTCATCGGCGTAACTTCCGGGGCATCCATGTTTGCAGTACTTGTCATGATGCTCAACATCAGGTATTTCAGCATGCTCAATGAGCTTGCCGGTACCTATGCCATATCGTTTGTATCCTTTGCGGGCGCTGCCCTGACGACCCTGCTGGTGTACCAGCTTTCGAAAGTTATGGGTGAAAAAAGCATTACTACCCTGCTCCTGTGCGGTATTGCAATCAATGCATTTGTAGGTGCAACCACTGGGCTGATGACCTACCTGGCCGACGATGCCCAGCTGCGTTCCATTACATTCTGGAACCTGGGCAGCCTGGGTGGTGCCAGCTGGACTGCGGTTCTGACTCTGGCTCCGTTTGTCGGTGTGCCGCTGTTGTTCCTGCCCCAGCTCTCCAAATCGTTGAACCTGCTGGTACTGGGTGAAAGTCAGGCTGCCAGCCTGGGGGTGAATCTTAAAACCCTGAAAAGACAGGTTATTATACTTGCTACGCTCGGTGTGGGTGCGTCAGTAGCAATTGCCGGTACCATTGGATTTGTCGGGCTGGTGGTGCCGCACATGATCCGCGCAGCTTTCGGGCCCGGCCACCGCACGCTGATCATCGGTTCGGCCCTGGGCGGGGCAATCGTACTTACCCTTGCAGATACCCTCTCACGCACGATTGTAGCGCCTTCCGAGCTGCCGATCGGCATACTTACTGCCTTGCTGGGTACCCCTTTTTTCCTGTATATTCTTTGGGAACAAAAAAGAAAGAGGCTATGA
- a CDS encoding adenosylcobalamin-dependent ribonucleoside-diphosphate reductase, which produces MESVKSSPTERTYTTDEAFQASLQYFRGDDLAARVWVNKYALKDSYGNLYERTPDDMHHRIAGEIARIEQRYPNPLSEDEIFDLVKDFKYIIPQGSPMTGIGNPYQIASLSNCFVIGNNGNSDSYGGIMKIDQEQVQLMKRRGGVGHDLSYIRPKGSPVKNSALTSTGIVPFMERFSNSTREVAQDGRRGALMLSVAIRHPDSEKFIDAKLEQGKVTGANVSVRIDDEFMRAVDSNGAYVQQYPVDSPEPTHKQEIDAAGLWKKIVHNAWQSAEPGILFWDTIIRESVPDCYADLGYRTISTNPCGEIPLCAYDSCRLLAINLFSYVEDPFTPGAKFNWDLFKKHIGAAQRMMDDIIDLELEKVDAILRKIEEDPEEEEVKRVERNLWLNIQTKAREGRRTGIGITAEGDMLAALGLRYGSDEGTSFSVEIHKTVALEAYRSSVHTARERGAFTIFDSEREKNNPFILRLKEADAQLYYEMLEYGRRNIALLTIAPTGTTSLMSQTTSGIEPVFLPVYKRRRKVNPNDKDVRVDFVDEVGDSWEEYIVFHHRFRQWMEVNGYDITRNYSQKELDELVKKSPYYKATSNDVDYLKKVKMQGAIQKWVDHSISVTINMPNDVTEELVGECYLEAWKAGCKGVTVYRDGSRSGVLIAASEKEDKAEAAALAPFPTERPQVLEADIVRFQNKKDKWIAFIGILDGRPYEIFTGFADDDDGILLPRWVNEGLIIKNRENDGSSRYDFQYKNARGYKTTIEGLSYKFNPEYWNYAKLISSTLRHGMPIEKVVDLISSLQLDEAINTWKAGVARALKRYIPDGTEAARQKCLNCSSTNLMYQEGCLTCKDCGSSKCG; this is translated from the coding sequence ATGGAATCCGTAAAATCTTCACCAACAGAGCGTACCTACACTACCGACGAAGCATTTCAGGCTTCACTTCAATATTTCAGGGGAGACGACCTTGCAGCCCGCGTTTGGGTGAATAAATATGCACTGAAAGACTCTTATGGAAACCTCTACGAGCGTACACCGGACGATATGCATCACCGGATCGCGGGTGAGATCGCGCGCATTGAGCAACGATATCCGAATCCGCTGAGCGAGGATGAAATCTTTGATCTGGTAAAAGATTTTAAATACATCATTCCGCAGGGCAGTCCCATGACAGGCATTGGCAATCCCTATCAAATTGCCTCCCTGTCCAACTGTTTCGTGATCGGTAATAATGGAAATTCCGATTCCTATGGCGGTATTATGAAGATCGATCAGGAGCAGGTGCAGCTGATGAAGCGCCGCGGAGGTGTGGGTCACGACCTCTCCTACATCCGCCCGAAAGGCTCTCCGGTCAAAAACTCTGCGCTTACATCAACCGGTATTGTGCCGTTTATGGAGCGCTTTTCCAATTCCACCCGTGAAGTAGCGCAGGATGGCAGGCGGGGCGCATTAATGCTCTCTGTGGCAATCCGGCATCCCGATTCCGAAAAGTTCATTGATGCCAAGCTGGAACAGGGCAAAGTGACCGGCGCCAATGTTTCCGTACGGATTGACGATGAGTTCATGCGTGCTGTGGACTCCAACGGAGCTTACGTACAGCAATACCCTGTTGACAGCCCGGAACCCACCCACAAGCAAGAAATTGACGCGGCAGGCCTCTGGAAAAAAATCGTGCACAATGCCTGGCAGTCTGCCGAGCCGGGAATCCTGTTCTGGGACACCATTATCCGCGAGTCGGTACCGGACTGCTACGCCGACCTGGGCTACCGCACCATCAGCACCAATCCATGCGGCGAGATCCCGCTTTGCGCTTACGATTCGTGCCGCCTGCTGGCCATCAACCTGTTCTCTTACGTGGAAGACCCATTTACACCGGGTGCAAAATTCAACTGGGACCTGTTTAAAAAGCACATTGGCGCAGCCCAGCGGATGATGGACGATATCATCGACCTGGAACTTGAAAAAGTGGATGCGATCCTGCGGAAAATTGAGGAAGATCCGGAAGAGGAAGAAGTGAAACGCGTTGAACGCAACCTTTGGCTGAACATACAAACCAAAGCCCGCGAAGGCCGCCGGACAGGGATCGGCATTACGGCTGAAGGTGATATGCTGGCGGCATTGGGCCTGCGCTACGGAAGCGACGAAGGAACAAGCTTTTCGGTAGAAATACATAAAACAGTGGCGCTGGAAGCTTACCGCAGCTCGGTACATACAGCCCGCGAAAGAGGTGCTTTCACCATTTTTGACTCCGAGCGGGAGAAAAACAATCCATTTATCCTGCGCCTGAAAGAAGCAGATGCACAGTTGTACTATGAAATGCTTGAATACGGCCGCCGAAACATTGCATTGCTGACCATTGCTCCCACTGGTACCACAAGCCTGATGTCACAAACCACTTCGGGCATTGAGCCGGTGTTTTTGCCGGTTTATAAAAGAAGAAGGAAAGTTAATCCCAATGATAAGGACGTGCGGGTGGACTTTGTGGATGAGGTAGGCGATTCCTGGGAAGAGTACATCGTATTTCACCACCGGTTCAGGCAATGGATGGAGGTAAATGGTTACGATATTACGCGCAATTACAGCCAGAAAGAGCTTGACGAACTTGTCAAAAAATCGCCCTACTACAAGGCAACTTCCAATGATGTGGATTACCTGAAAAAGGTGAAGATGCAGGGCGCGATCCAGAAATGGGTAGATCATTCGATCAGCGTGACGATCAACATGCCCAATGATGTGACCGAAGAGCTGGTCGGCGAATGTTACCTTGAAGCCTGGAAAGCAGGCTGCAAAGGCGTAACCGTGTACCGCGACGGCTCACGCTCCGGCGTGCTGATTGCCGCATCGGAAAAAGAAGACAAGGCGGAAGCTGCTGCCCTGGCGCCTTTTCCTACCGAGCGTCCGCAGGTGCTGGAAGCTGATATTGTTCGTTTTCAAAACAAAAAGGACAAGTGGATTGCATTCATCGGCATTCTTGACGGCCGGCCTTATGAAATATTTACAGGCTTCGCCGATGATGACGATGGTATCCTGCTGCCGCGCTGGGTAAATGAAGGTTTGATCATCAAAAACCGGGAAAATGACGGAAGCTCCCGGTATGATTTCCAATACAAAAATGCACGGGGCTATAAGACGACCATTGAAGGGCTATCGTACAAGTTTAACCCTGAGTACTGGAACTATGCAAAACTGATATCAAGTACCCTGCGCCATGGCATGCCCATTGAAAAGGTAGTAGACCTGATCAGCAGCCTTCAGCTTGATGAAGCGATCAACACCTGGAAAGCGGGCGTGGCGCGCGCATTGAAACGCTACATTCCCGACGGTACCGAGGCTGCCAGACAAAAATGCCTCAATTGCAGCTCCACCAACCTGATGTACCAGGAAGGCTGTCTTACCTGCAAAGACTGCGGCTCCTCCAAATGCGGATGA